One segment of Carya illinoinensis cultivar Pawnee chromosome 13, C.illinoinensisPawnee_v1, whole genome shotgun sequence DNA contains the following:
- the LOC122291873 gene encoding SURP and G-patch domain-containing protein 1-like protein, with product MDKAVPPSLFANDGSFMEKFKQLQQVKENEKENSAKLEVSRPIKIKSGSLTANPSINKTSTEFKINDTRKNPQSASGGKLAFSLKQKSKVVVPPVKLGADEDEDEIDAGKVSADAPMKRQKLDQADASEHSSREGDVALPSPTDPTVKKVADKLASFVAKNGRQFEHITRQKNPGDSPFKFLFDESCADYKYYEYRLAEEEKALSRNREPQTSYNGGTSTSATKSTSASQRSFQKHYQTPASALYDTAEDPRVQTASAGRSGEASAPTGADPIAMMEFYMKKAAQEERLRQPKQSKDEMPPPASLQGGPAKKGHHMGDYIPQGELEKFLATCNDVAAQKAAREAAEKAKIQADNVGHKLLSKMGWREGEGLGSSRNGIADPIMAGDVKMNNLGVGAHNPGEVTPEDDIYEQYKKRMMLGYRYRPNPLNNPRKAYY from the exons AAAGGAGAATGAAAAGGAGAACAGTGCCAAACTAGAGGTGTCTAGAccaatcaaaattaaatcaGGGTCATTGACTGCTAATCCTTCCATAAATAAAACAAGTACGGAGTTTAAGATTAATGATACACGCAAGAACCCCCAGTCTGCTTCAGGTGGCAAACTTGCTTTCAGCTTGAAACAGAAATCGAAGGTTGTGGTGCCTCCTGTCAAGTTAGGTGCAGATGAGGATGAAGATGAAATTGATGCTGGAAAAGTTTCAGCTGATGCACCAATGAAAAGACAGAAGTTAGATCAAGCAGATGCCTCTGAGCATTCATCTAGAGAAGGGGATGTTG CACTACCTTCTCCAACTGATCCTACAGTGAAGAAAGTTGCTGACAAATTAGCAAGTTTTGTGGCTAAAAATGGAAGGCAATTTGAGCATATTACACGTCAGAAGAACCCTGGAGATAGCCCTTTTAA GTTTCTATTTGATGAGAGTTGTGcggattataaatattatgagtaTCGACTTGCTGAAGAGGAAAAGGCTCTTTCACGGAATAGGGAACCCCAAACATCTTATAATG GTGGCACAAGTACTTCAGCTACTAAATCCACTAGCGCTTCACAAAGGTCTTTTCAGAAGCACTATCAAACCCCTGCCTCTGCTTTATATGATACTGCTGAGGATCCAAGAGTTCAAACAGCATCAGCAGGAAGATCTG GTGAAGCTAGTGCACCAACAGGTGCAGATCCCATAGCCATGATGGAGTTTTACATGAAGAAAGCTGCACAGGAAGAGAGATTGAGACAACCTAAACAGTCAAAAGATGAAATGCCTCCACCTGCTTCTCTTCAAG GAGGTCCTGCTAAAAAAGGGCATCACATGGGTGATTACATCCCACAAGGAGAGCTTGAGAAGTTCTTGGCTACCTGTAATGATGTAGCTGCACAGAAAGCTGCCAGAGAGGCTGCGGAAAAGGCTAAAATCCAGGCTGATAATGTGGGGCATAAGCTCTTGTCTAAAATGGGTTGGAGAGaag GTGAGGGTCTGGGGAGCTCCAGAAATGGTATTGCAGATCCGATTATGGCAGGTGATGTTAAGATGAACAACTTGGGGGTTGGTGCTCACAATCCTGGGGAGGTGACTCCTGAGGATGATATATATGAGCAGTACAAGAAGCGGATGATGCTTGGCTATCGTTACAGACCTAATCCTCTG AACAATCCTCGGAAAGCATACTATTGA